ATGGTACACTTATAATGATATTGCTCCATCAGCCATTGCATCCAACCGGCAGGAATAGAGCCTCCATAAGTATTCCAGATGGCAATCCGTGCAGGTGCTACAGCCTTTAATCCCGTAGGTGCTACATCAGCAGCAGTAACTATTATACCCAATTCGGTAGTTGCTTTTGTTAATATCTCTGTAGATTTTGAAGATACAGGTACGTAGAAAATACCTGAAGATATTCGGGATACTTTTACACCGGCATTCAGCAGATCATTCACGGCAATGAATACATTATTACCGGATGGGTTCAGGTAATATCCTTTCTTCGTAGCAGGTAATGTCTTTGATGCCGGTGATTCTATCTGCCCATAAGGTAATTGTGCCAATGGCGCATTTATTCCATCCAGTATCCGATCGAATTTCACCCCCATCTGAAAAGCCAGTGTCCAACCCGCCGCATCGTAAGGTCTGATAGGAGGACCTCCCGGATACTGAAAATCATTCGGGTGATCCTGTGGTTCAAACATATCCAATACATGCGGACGAAACGCCTGTGCTGCTTTTACTACATAAGAACCCGCTGGATATTGCTTCCCTCCTATAGTAAAACCTGCAGTTGCTTTGTGAATAGTCACACCTGCACGACTCAGTGCATTGATGAACTTTACCGCTGTTGGAAAATCTTCCTGGTCTGCAGGAATGATATAAGCCCTCGCATCCCTGTAAATGGGATTTTTAAAATAAGCAGCAAAGAAGTTATTCTTTATGGTATCTTCTTTTCCAAGTGAAAGGTCTCCACCACCTTCTTCTTTTTTATTGGTGTCTTTTTTAGTGGTGTCTTTTTTAGATGCCGCCAGCTTAATACTATCTACCAGGCGTGGATAGAATGTCCAGTGATCCTCATTCCCCCTGTCAATCGCATTCTTACCCATATGATAGATGTTGTACAGCAGCGTACTTCTATATTTCGCAGCATAATCCAATACCGCATAGTTCAGCGAAACGGAATAATCTATTGACTGCCGGAAATGCCATTCCTGTGGCACAACCGGGTTGGGTGTTGCACCATTTGGAATCAACCTGTCCGGCGCCAGTGGCACAGTCTCAGGTGTAGGCCCACCAATGATCTCCGTCAGCAAACCCACCATGTTATGGAAGTAGGGCGCTGTACGCAAACCACCATTCCACCAGGTGGAAAACTGAGATCCACCACGTTGTGTATACCCCGGTTTATTCTCTACATTCAAACGGTTATTCATAGCCGCACCCACTGCATCAATACTTGTTACAATGAGCGGATCAAATACATAATTGAAAGGATCACGATACGGAGGTCCTGCCAGTACAGAACCTGCAGGTCCACGCTGGTGATGGTTGTACATAATCTGCGGTATCCATTCTACGAACAGTTGTCTGCTGATGTTCTGGCTCTCTTTCATATTCATCATATAAAAGTCGCGGTTGTTATCATGGCCTACATACTTCTCATACAATCTTGGAATGTTCATGGCCCGCTTCTTTGGATCTTCCGTACGCATATACCAGTTAGCTACCAGTTCCTGTCCATCAGGATTGGCGTGCGTAAAGAGGATGATCACATTTTGCAGGATGTTCATCGTTTCCTCATCTGTACGCGACACTAACTGGTACATACTTTCTATGAGCTGATGAGAACCGACTACTTCCGTTGCATGTAAACCACCATCTATCCATACCACCGCTTTACCGGTTGCAGCCAGTGCTTTTGCCTGGTCATCGGTGAGACCTTCGGCATGTGCCAGTTGCTGGGAAATGGTTTTGTACTTTTCCAGTTGCTGGATGTTTTCAGGTGCAGAGACGATGAGCATGTACTGGTGCCGGCCTTCTTCTGTAAGACCAATATCTACCAGTTTCGTTCTGTTGCTGGCTGATAGTTTTTTGAAATAAGCTTCCGTTTGTGTGTAGTTAGCCAGTTGGTAATCATCTCCGATATTGAATCCAAAATGTTCTTTCGGAGAAGGGATTTGCTGTTGTGCCCATGCTGTGGTCGTAGAGAGCGTGAGCACCATCAGCATGCCGTAGAATGTTCTAGTCATAAGCCTTTGTTATTTTGCTATACCGGCTTCCGCCAATAAGATCAATAGTGCCTGCTGGATGCCCTTATATCCGTTATCATTCACCCACCATTCAGAGAGTGCATGTGCATTGCCACCTACACCACCGGAACCAATGGTAATAGCGGGTACGCCTTTGGATATAGGAATATTGGAATTGGTGGAACCTACCCTCAGTGAAGGAGTGCCTCCCATATAAGTTACGACGGCCATCATATGCTGTATCAATAGCTGTGTAGTATCACCCACACCTGATGGACGATCGCCGATCAGTTTCATATCGACGGTGAGATCGGCACCTGATTTCTTCATTTTATTCTCTTCTGCCAGTGCGCGGGCGACGGCTGCATGCAATAATTTATCACAGTTTTCCACACGCTCCGGGCTCTCTGATCGCATGTCCACCTCCATCCATGATTCAAATGGAATAGAGTTCACCGATGTACCACCACCTATCACGCCCACATTGTAAGTAAGTCGTAAACCCGGTGCCTGTGTAAGTGAATCAGCAGCTACACACCAGTAGGCAATGGCACGACCCAGTGCATTGTGTGGGTTTCCCAAGCCAAAGGAACCGGAGGAATGACCACCCGGACCTTTGAAGGTAACACGATAACGGTGTGAACCTAAACCTCTGTGTGTAATGGTTTCGCTATTCCAGCCATCTATGGCGATGTAACTATCTATCTTTCCGGGACCTTTGCCGCCGAACAGGTTCTTTACACCTCTCAGATCACCCTGACCTTCTTCACCTACAGTGCCGATGAATAGCACATTGGCACTGGTTTCAATACCCGTCTTTTCCATAGCGGTCAACACTGTCAGTACAACGGACAATGCCCTTGTATCATCAGCAATACCCGGTGCTGCCAGCGTATCGCCTCTATGTTTGACTTTAGTATCAGTGCCTTCAGGGAATACGGTATCCATATGGCCTTCGAGTACCACTGTCTTCTTACCATCTTTGCCTTTTCGCAATGCAATTACATTCCCCACATGATCTGTCCATACACTATCCGCACCCGCTGCTTTCAGCATAGCCGCATATTGCTTTGCCCTCACCTCCTCCTGGTAGGGAGGTGCAGGTATTTCTGTCAGTAAAATGTGATTAGCCGCCGTCTGTGGTTCCATCTCCACAATCGTCTGAAAGGCTTTTTTCACCGATGGTTTCTCTGCAAGCGATTTGATTTCGGTTACGTATTTCTTATCTGCCACTCCTTTGCGGTCCTGTGCATACATGGTCATCACCGTATGCAACAGTGCAGCCGTCAATATTATTTTTCTCATTTCTTACTGGTTTTTAAATCTTACTCCAACCCGACAGTCACCCGGTTCGCCACGGGATTCATCACAGATATTATTATAGAAGGTCACAACCCTCCTGCCATCGGACAGGTTTACAATGAATTTGAAAAGAAAATAATCGTTGACAGCCACTGCACTAAGGTCAACATTATTTAGTGCAGCTAATTCCGCTGCTGTGAAGTTAAAAGTTTTTGGGAATTCTATAACAGTTTCGTACAAATGGTCATTCGTCCCTACTATACTGGGCAGCGGAAACTGTGCTATATTGGTATATTGGTTACCCGGCGAAGAGATCACCAAAGGATAAGCGGGCACACTGCTCTCTGCTTTGTTGTAACTGTTGTATACTTCAATTGAAGTGACCGTTACCTTATTGAACCCTGCCCATTCCAATGTAAATGAAAACTGCTGCGATGCCAGGTTAACATCCTTCTTGTTGAAGAAAACGACCTTCCCTGCCTGACGGGTTGGCAATGCTGATTTAGTGGTATCTATGGTTACAATCGGCACCCCGGTATATTGATAATCTTCCCACTCATAGTGTGCTTTCTTACAGGCACCCACACAGATCATTAGTATTGAAAGAATGAATATTGGCTTCATAAATAATAATTTGGTTGATAAGTATCTTATTTATCCCAGAACACCGGCGTAAATTGCTGCGCTACCTGCAGACTGCTCACATCATCCCCCAGGCTGGTGTTAGCACTCAACTCTGTCTGTGAATAATACAGCCGCAGCGGGAAAGTATTGAGTGGCGACAATGGCGTGCGCAATACAGGTAATGCTGTTCTACGGTAATCATTATATGTCTCCATACCATTGCCATAAGTCGCTATGTATTTTTGTGTCATCACCAGCGATAACTTACCCGCATCATCCGCTGCATCATAGGCAGCTAATTGCTTGTTCACATAACCTGTGATGGTGGCGGTTGACATGGTCACACCTCCTCTTGTAGAACTGAAGGTGCTTACACTATTCAGATTTGCCGTGATACCATCTGCAAAATTCTGACGGGCATCCTCACCTGTACCCAGCGTGAGCGAAGCTTCTGCACGGATAAATTTCACCATCGCATTTGTTATCAATGGTATGATACCTGATCCTGTACCATCTGTAGAAGCCACCACTTTTACACTACCTGTAGCATCGGTATTGGTCAGGTATACATTCGTTGATGGAAGATTATTGATAGGAGTCGCATCGTACAAACCACCAGCCGGATAGATCCCAAATGTAGAACGACGATTCAGATCCGCAGGTGCAGCTGTACCATCACCCGGATTACGCCCGTAATACCCATTGCTGTTGGTAGAGTTATTCAACCCAGCTGTAGCATTCTGTCTGAAGATAAAATAACGTAACCTTGGATCATCGTTATTAAACAGCAGGTCAATAAACGCCTGGTTCATGTAGAACGTTTTGCTGGATTGATATTCTGAACGATGCCATGGATGCCTGTTGTTCGGGTTCTGCAAAGGACCGAACTTAAAAGTATAATCCAGGGTATTGCTATTGATCAAAGTAGAATCTGTCACCAATGCCTTGATAGCAGTGGCAGAACGGGTAGCATCCACCAACCTGATCTGGTTGTACAACTTCAATTGCAGGGAGTGCGCCATCGCCAGCCAGGAAGTCTTTGTTCCACTGTACATCATATCTGCTGATGCAGGTACCAGTGTAGTAGTGGTTACTTTATTCGCATCGGCAATCGCATCCTGTATCAGCGTGAGTACGCTTTCATAAATATCGGCTCCCTTATCAAATGCAGGACTTACATTGGTTTGTCCATTCTCAGCTTCAGAGTAAGGAATATCTCCCCACATATCTACCATCAGACTTACCAGATAAGCCTTTTCAAGCTTGGCTATAGCAACATATCCCCAGTCATTTTCCGCTGTACCACTAGTAATGATAGCTTCCAGATCATTCAGCGTCTGGCTATAAAAACCATTCCATGGCTCATCAAAACTGGTGCCCTGCTGCTGGTAACGACCCAGATCTGAAGAGAAGACAGTATGTTGTATAAAGGTTTCCGTACCACTATTCAGCTCATACATGTTGGCAGCCATCGATACTTCGGTAGACGGCAGTAACAGGGAGCGCTGTGCAGTGGTCGGGTTATTCGGGTCTGTATTGATATCTACAAACTTCTTACAGGAACAAAGCCCTGCTATGAGAAAAGTATACAAAAGCGTTTTTGACTGCATAATCATACAATTAGAATGAGCACCTTAAATTGACACCAAATCTTTTAGTAGTAGGAACTGAGAGGTTATCATACCCCTGTGAGTTACCTACACCCAAAGAACTTACCTCAGGATCGAAATTGCTGTACTTAGGGAAGTTAGGCGCATTGTACCACAGGTTACGACCTGTTACAGAAATGCTGGCAGAGCCAAAAGGTGTTTTACCCAGGAAGCTCTTAGGCAGTTCATATGCAAGCCCTATTTCTCTTAATCTGAACACCGTGGCATCGAAGATGGAACCTTCCATCACACCACCAGGCCCCATACCACCGTTAAAGAAGTGGTCTTCGTAAGACATGGCCACATTGTTTTTGATCTTATTCCCATTCTCATCCCGCAGGGCGGTGAGGGTATTTGCATCACCCAGTACCCCCGGCGACACAAGCTGAAATTCACGCTTCTCTGTATCTCTTGTCACACCACGCGACATCATCTGACCCACTGTATTGGAGTACATTTGTCCACCCTGTTTCCAGTCGAACTGAATATTCAGCGAGATGTTTTTAAAGCGGAAGGTGTTCGTAATCCCCACGATGAAATCAGGATTCGGATTACCAATAGCTTTCAGTGAACCAGATACCAATGGTTTACCTGTACTTGGATCTATCAGTATATTGTTCTCATCATCACGTGCATAAGCTGTACCCTGTATCAAACCATATGGATTACCTACGATGTGTACACTGCTGGTACCATTCGTACCACCATAACTGAACTTCTCATAACCACCCAGGTTTTTGATCATGTTTCTGTTACGGGTAAAGTTGGCATTGATATCCCAGTTGAAACCATTCTTCTTTTGAATCGGCGATGCATTGAAACCAATTTCCACGCCCTTATTAGTCGCCTCACCCAAATTGAGGATCTGCGTGGTGTAACCAGAAGAAGGCGCAGCCGTTACTTCAAAGATCTGTGAAGTACTGCGCTTGTTGTAGAATGTGAAATCAATACCGATGCGGTTATTGAAGAATTGTAACTCTGTACCCACTTCCAGTTCTGTAATGAACTCTGGTTTCAGGTTCGCATTCGTAAGCAGGTTGGACTGCGTTACAATATTATAAGTACTACCACCAGCAGGTGTGAATGGCAAACCTACATTCGAAGGGCTGGATGCGCCACCAAGGATGGCATTAATCTGGTAGAAAGCAGCCGTTTGATAAGGCGAGGCCTCGTTACCTACACGGGTATAACCTGCTCTTACCTTACCAAAGTTCAACACATCTTTGGGTACCTGAAAAGCTTCTGTAAACACAAGTGATCCATTCACACCACCATAAAAGTAACTACGGTTGTTAGCAGGCAGCGTAGAAGAGATATCGTTTCGGCCTACAAGGTTCAGGGATAAATAATTCTTATAATCGAAGGTGATATCCGTGAAGAAGGCATAATACCTTTGCTTCAGCAGGTTCCTGTTATTAGTAAGTTGTACACCTGTGATGGAACTGGTATTGTTAATATCATGCAGATCTGCCACAATGATGTTATCGCCATAAAATGCTTTCCGGTCAGTAAAACGCTGGTTCACGTTATTACCCAAAATCGCACGAACAGATATATCGGACGTCACAGAATGAGTGGCTGTTAATAATAAGGTATTATCCAGTTCCTGTCTGTAGATATTATCAGTAGTGATACTACCTGCGGAATAAGAAGATGAACCTTTCCCTCTCACGCTCATTCTCCGATCAGTATATGCATTGAAACCGATTGTATTTTGAACGTTGAGCCAGGTGAACGGATCGAAACCAACAATCAGGTTACCATAGTACCTGTCTACATCACTGGTATTCGGGCTATGTTTTACAGACCAGTAAGGGTTATCGACACCTGTATAATCATACACATTACTACCATCAACAGGGTTTTCATAGGGATAGCGGGTGAGGTCATAACTTGTAGGCACATACATCAGTGTTGACATAATAGACCCTGTAAGACCACCTACTGGCGGGGTCTTCTGGCGGGTGGTCACATAGTTGATGGAACCACTTGCATAGAATTTATTTTCAAGTTTGATATTACCACCAATATTCACAGAGGTACGTTTGATCTCATTTTCAGGCACCACACCTTTGTTATCAGTGTTAGAAAAACCGGCAGTAAAGTTGCCTCTTTCTGTACCTGATGAAATAGAGATTGCATTCTCAAATACATTCCCGGTACGGAAAAAGTTCTTCGCATTTTGTTTCGCATACGAACGGTAAGGCACCTGTATCGGTGTAGTACCATCTGCTTCATAAAACTCAGGAAACACGGCCGAAGTAAACTGTCTGGTCAGCTGATGTGGAATAGTAGAGCGGGTAGGCAACATGCTTTCCACACCTTCAAAAGGTTGTCCCCAGGAAGCATATACCCCCTGACGATAATCATTATTCGTACCCTGACCATATTTAGTCTGATACGCTGGTAAACCAGCTACCTGTTCAAAAGAATAACCGGCATTATAAGTGATCTCTGTTCCTTTGCGTGTTTTCTTCTTACCTGCTTTTGTAGTAATGATGATCGCACCATTCGCAGCTCTCGAACCATACAACGCCGCAGCAGCAGCACCTTTCAGTACCGTCATACTCTGTATATTATTCGGATCCAGGTCAAAGGCGCGGTTGGTGACACCAACACCACCTACGGTAGATGCGCCTACACTTGCAAACGTACTGTTATCAAAAGGCACCCCATCTACTACAAAGAGTGGCTGGTTATTTCCATTCAGCGAAGAGTTGCCACGAATAGTGATATTGGTACCACCACCCGCTACACCACCTGCTGATTGAATATTCACCCCTGCTACTTTCCCTTGCAGGGCACGCACCGGATCAGGTTCTGATTTCTGAGCTAACTTATCTGAAGAGACAGTACTTACTGAATACCCCAGACTATTCTTCTGACGGGCGATACCGGCTGCGGTTACCACTACATCATGCAGTTGTTTCACCGCTGCTTTCAGTTGAATTGTACTGGCATCTCCCACTGGTATTTCCATCACATGATACCCAATAGCAGTCACTACCAGTATGGCGCCTGATTTTACTTTCAGTGTGAAGGAGCCATCACCGCCGGAAGTAACACCGTTGCTGGTTCCTTTTTCCACAATGGTAGTACCAGGAAAAGGTTCACCGTTTTCACTCAACACCTTTCCCCTGATGACGGTATCCGTTGCTATTATTGGAGCTGCGGTAATAACATTTTGTTCACTGCGATCTTTTAAAATAATAAACCCGTCATTCACCACATATTTAATATCCAGCTGTCCCAATACCTTATTGAGTACGCTCCCCAATTCCTCATTCTTTGCCCGGGCACTCACTTTCGTGTCCATGGCAATGTGATTGGAGCTGTATACGAATTTTACATCAGCTTTGTTTTTGATCTGGCTGAGCACATTGCGCAGACTTACATCATCCGCCTGCAGCGAGATCTTTCTGTTTAGAATACTCTGGGCATAGACCATCTTCCCGCAGAGACAGACGAGCAGCGTCATCCGCAGGCCTCTGGTGATAAAAGCTTTTACACTCATAGACGAATTACTTTGTAGATTTCTGGTTGATTAAGGCAAAGCATTCCCTGACCACGATTGCGCGTAGTGCATGCAGGGGCATCATTTTTTAAAACAGGGATTACATCCTGTACTGTTGAAGTTGAAGTTGTAGTATTAGTGAAGCTACTGTCATAGGCAATTGATTTTTTGTGTGATACTTCCTGATTCCGGTTGATAGTTCATGACGACTTATTTTTTTGGTTCCATTAAAACGGTCCTCCCTTTGATTGTCACTTCCAGGTTGAGTGCCTGACTAATCATCTCCATCGTTGTGTTTAAAGACTGGTCTGTCAAGTCTGCTGTGAACAGACTGTTGGCGATAGTAGTGTCGTTGGTTTGTATATCTATTTCAAATTTCTTTTCTATACGTTGAA
This Chitinophaga sancti DNA region includes the following protein-coding sequences:
- a CDS encoding M14 metallopeptidase family protein; amino-acid sequence: MTRTFYGMLMVLTLSTTTAWAQQQIPSPKEHFGFNIGDDYQLANYTQTEAYFKKLSASNRTKLVDIGLTEEGRHQYMLIVSAPENIQQLEKYKTISQQLAHAEGLTDDQAKALAATGKAVVWIDGGLHATEVVGSHQLIESMYQLVSRTDEETMNILQNVIILFTHANPDGQELVANWYMRTEDPKKRAMNIPRLYEKYVGHDNNRDFYMMNMKESQNISRQLFVEWIPQIMYNHHQRGPAGSVLAGPPYRDPFNYVFDPLIVTSIDAVGAAMNNRLNVENKPGYTQRGGSQFSTWWNGGLRTAPYFHNMVGLLTEIIGGPTPETVPLAPDRLIPNGATPNPVVPQEWHFRQSIDYSVSLNYAVLDYAAKYRSTLLYNIYHMGKNAIDRGNEDHWTFYPRLVDSIKLAASKKDTTKKDTNKKEEGGGDLSLGKEDTIKNNFFAAYFKNPIYRDARAYIIPADQEDFPTAVKFINALSRAGVTIHKATAGFTIGGKQYPAGSYVVKAAQAFRPHVLDMFEPQDHPNDFQYPGGPPIRPYDAAGWTLAFQMGVKFDRILDGINAPLAQLPYGQIESPASKTLPATKKGYYLNPSGNNVFIAVNDLLNAGVKVSRISSGIFYVPVSSKSTEILTKATTELGIIVTAADVAPTGLKAVAPARIAIWNTYGGSIPAGWMQWLMEQYHYKCTMIYSQEIDKGDLRKKYDIILFATGAIPDTGKPKRDSYWFGKLPKPEELSAEFKPWLGRITADTSVPQLKKFLEAGGNIVTIGTSTNLAYHLKLPVKNALIDPKTNKTLTGSKLYIPGSLLIADVDTTAAENAGMHAKTDVYFDRSPVFNISGDVKKLMWYSTATPLHSGWAWGQSYLKDGVAAFVAPVGSGKLYAFGPEITFRGQSHSTFKLLFNQLYK
- a CDS encoding M20/M25/M40 family metallo-hydrolase produces the protein MRKIILTAALLHTVMTMYAQDRKGVADKKYVTEIKSLAEKPSVKKAFQTIVEMEPQTAANHILLTEIPAPPYQEEVRAKQYAAMLKAAGADSVWTDHVGNVIALRKGKDGKKTVVLEGHMDTVFPEGTDTKVKHRGDTLAAPGIADDTRALSVVLTVLTAMEKTGIETSANVLFIGTVGEEGQGDLRGVKNLFGGKGPGKIDSYIAIDGWNSETITHRGLGSHRYRVTFKGPGGHSSGSFGLGNPHNALGRAIAYWCVAADSLTQAPGLRLTYNVGVIGGGTSVNSIPFESWMEVDMRSESPERVENCDKLLHAAVARALAEENKMKKSGADLTVDMKLIGDRPSGVGDTTQLLIQHMMAVVTYMGGTPSLRVGSTNSNIPISKGVPAITIGSGGVGGNAHALSEWWVNDNGYKGIQQALLILLAEAGIAK
- a CDS encoding SusD/RagB family nutrient-binding outer membrane lipoprotein; this encodes MQSKTLLYTFLIAGLCSCKKFVDINTDPNNPTTAQRSLLLPSTEVSMAANMYELNSGTETFIQHTVFSSDLGRYQQQGTSFDEPWNGFYSQTLNDLEAIITSGTAENDWGYVAIAKLEKAYLVSLMVDMWGDIPYSEAENGQTNVSPAFDKGADIYESVLTLIQDAIADANKVTTTTLVPASADMMYSGTKTSWLAMAHSLQLKLYNQIRLVDATRSATAIKALVTDSTLINSNTLDYTFKFGPLQNPNNRHPWHRSEYQSSKTFYMNQAFIDLLFNNDDPRLRYFIFRQNATAGLNNSTNSNGYYGRNPGDGTAAPADLNRRSTFGIYPAGGLYDATPINNLPSTNVYLTNTDATGSVKVVASTDGTGSGIIPLITNAMVKFIRAEASLTLGTGEDARQNFADGITANLNSVSTFSSTRGGVTMSTATITGYVNKQLAAYDAADDAGKLSLVMTQKYIATYGNGMETYNDYRRTALPVLRTPLSPLNTFPLRLYYSQTELSANTSLGDDVSSLQVAQQFTPVFWDK
- a CDS encoding SusC/RagA family TonB-linked outer membrane protein; translated protein: MSVKAFITRGLRMTLLVCLCGKMVYAQSILNRKISLQADDVSLRNVLSQIKNKADVKFVYSSNHIAMDTKVSARAKNEELGSVLNKVLGQLDIKYVVNDGFIILKDRSEQNVITAAPIIATDTVIRGKVLSENGEPFPGTTIVEKGTSNGVTSGGDGSFTLKVKSGAILVVTAIGYHVMEIPVGDASTIQLKAAVKQLHDVVVTAAGIARQKNSLGYSVSTVSSDKLAQKSEPDPVRALQGKVAGVNIQSAGGVAGGGTNITIRGNSSLNGNNQPLFVVDGVPFDNSTFASVGASTVGGVGVTNRAFDLDPNNIQSMTVLKGAAAAALYGSRAANGAIIITTKAGKKKTRKGTEITYNAGYSFEQVAGLPAYQTKYGQGTNNDYRQGVYASWGQPFEGVESMLPTRSTIPHQLTRQFTSAVFPEFYEADGTTPIQVPYRSYAKQNAKNFFRTGNVFENAISISSGTERGNFTAGFSNTDNKGVVPENEIKRTSVNIGGNIKLENKFYASGSINYVTTRQKTPPVGGLTGSIMSTLMYVPTSYDLTRYPYENPVDGSNVYDYTGVDNPYWSVKHSPNTSDVDRYYGNLIVGFDPFTWLNVQNTIGFNAYTDRRMSVRGKGSSSYSAGSITTDNIYRQELDNTLLLTATHSVTSDISVRAILGNNVNQRFTDRKAFYGDNIIVADLHDINNTSSITGVQLTNNRNLLKQRYYAFFTDITFDYKNYLSLNLVGRNDISSTLPANNRSYFYGGVNGSLVFTEAFQVPKDVLNFGKVRAGYTRVGNEASPYQTAAFYQINAILGGASSPSNVGLPFTPAGGSTYNIVTQSNLLTNANLKPEFITELEVGTELQFFNNRIGIDFTFYNKRSTSQIFEVTAAPSSGYTTQILNLGEATNKGVEIGFNASPIQKKNGFNWDINANFTRNRNMIKNLGGYEKFSYGGTNGTSSVHIVGNPYGLIQGTAYARDDENNILIDPSTGKPLVSGSLKAIGNPNPDFIVGITNTFRFKNISLNIQFDWKQGGQMYSNTVGQMMSRGVTRDTEKREFQLVSPGVLGDANTLTALRDENGNKIKNNVAMSYEDHFFNGGMGPGGVMEGSIFDATVFRLREIGLAYELPKSFLGKTPFGSASISVTGRNLWYNAPNFPKYSNFDPEVSSLGVGNSQGYDNLSVPTTKRFGVNLRCSF